TACGCGCCCTGATCCGTCTGTGCAGGCCAGTGCAGCGCCGCGGCAAGGTGCAACAGTGCGCGCTCCATCTCCGGCAATGCCGACCCCTCGCGGAAGGCGTCATCCCACGCACGCTGCACGGCGCCATCGCCGCTGATGCGCACTGACCGCGCCAGCCCGCGCACCGCCTCGGTGATGGCGTACGCCGTGAGCTTCCGCCGGGCCAACCCGTCGGCCAGCGTCACGCACTGCGCCACGAAGGCATACCCCTGCAGGCGGTAGGGCCACGGCTCGACCCGCTCGTGCAGCGAGAACAACGCAGCCCAGGCTGGAACGTCGCAGCGGTAGCGGCACGCTCCATCGTCGGCGGACGACACGATACGCGCCGCCGCCATGCGGTCGAGTGCGCGCCGGATGGCGGACGTGGTGTAGCCCGTGGCCTGGGCGATGTCGGCGATTGCCGACCACGCACTGTCGCGCGCCAGCAGGTAGGCCAGCGCATCGGGGCGTGCACCGACGCCGAAGGCCATCCGCAGCCGCAGCATGAGCAGTGCCGTGTGGTGCACCGGCAACCGCGTGGCGCACGGGACACCGCCGGTCGCCGCTGCCGCCGTGTCCGTGTCGTCGGCTGCCGTGTCCGTGGCCGGCGCCGCGGGCGCGCCCTTCACCAGCGGCGCCCACCGGAAGTCCTTGCCACGCTCGTACGCCGTGACGGCGATGTTGCGCAGCTCGGCCTCCACCGACGGCGGGAAGGCGCGGGCGAGGTTGCGCGTGCGTTGCACGCTGAGCAGGTCCGACCAGCGGCTCACCCACGCATGCGTGGTGGCGGCCAGGGTGCGGTCGTGCGGGGCCAGCCAGGCGGAGGCGAGCAGCAGCGCCTCAGGATCGATCACCGGCGCCGGCGCGCCCACCGGCGGATCGCCAGCCGCGTCCAGCATCGCCCATTCGCGCCGGCAGGCCGTGGCCACCGCCGCCGTCAGGCGCGCCGCCACCAGCGCCAGCGACCGCTGGGCGTCGAGGTAGGCTGCGGGGCGGTCGATGGGCGCGGCGTCGAGATCCATCAGCACGGTGGTGAGTGGCTCCGTCTCCGGCTCCAATCAGCCACCACCGTGTCCTGAAAGCAATTCTGCCGGCGCGGTCGCCGGTCAGGTCACCGCGACCTGGGTCGTGCGCGGCGCGCCGGCCGCGCGTTGCGCGGAGACTCGAGCTGCAGGTCGTCGAGCTGCTGCAGCGACGGGATCTCGGTGCCATCCGGGGCGATGAACTGCATCTCCACGCGGCGGTTGCGCGCATGCTCCGTGACCCCGGTGCCTCCCTGCTCGAGCTGGCTCTTGCCCTTCGCCACGTACTCCATGCGGCTGGCAGCGACGCCACGCGCGATCAGGTACTGCTGCACCGACACCGCGCGCCGCCGTGAGAGGGCGGCGTTGTAGGCGGCACTGGCACGCATGTCGGTGTGGCCGTACAACACGATCCGCACCTCCGGGAAGGCGCGCAGCGAATCGACCAGCGCGTCCAGTGCACGGCGCGATGCCGGTGACAGGTCCGAGCGGTCGAGCCCGAAGTGCACCCTGCTCGGCACACCGCGCAGCTCGCGCGGTGCATCCACTTTCACCGACGGACCGGCCGCCTCAGGCACCGGCGCGGCCGCCGGCATTACGGCCGCGGGGGCCGGTGTCGCCGGCGTTGCCGCCAGCACCGGCATCGGTGCCGGCGCCTCGGGCACCAACGTTCGCAATTCGGTCGCCAGGCGCTGCGCCGTCGCCTGCCACGCGCTGCAATCGGGGGCGCCCAGCAACGGGTGTTCGGCGCGCAGCAGCGCCATCTCCAGCGCCACCGCCCTGCCGATCACTGCGGTGTCGCGCGCACCGGCGCGCTGCGGATCCGACGCCACCAGCCACAGCTCGCGATTGCGCTCCGGGACGGCGGGCGTCGCACCGGTCAGCACACCCGCCCGCGCCAGCAGCTCGGCAGTGAGCCGGCCATCGTCGTTGCGCAGGTACGCCTCACGCGCCAGGGCCACATAGGCCGCCAGGCGCGCCTGCGGCATCGCCGCATTCCGCTGCGAGGCTGCACGGCCACGCGCCGCCGCCTCGAGCGAATCGAACCAGGCCAGGTCGCGCGCGATCACACCGTCACTGGTGCGATCGCCGCGTGCCGCGAAGCCCGCCGGCGCCGCCCTGCCCGGCCCGTCCGGGCGTGCCTGCGCGACCGCGGGACTCGCCGGTGCCGGCACCGGCTGGCGCACCGTCGGCACCGTCCGCACCTGCGCGGCCACCGGTGCCGCCAAGCCAAGCGCCACCACTGCGGCGCAGAAGGTCTTCATCGTGGTGCTCACTTCCGTGACTCCTGCCCGCGGCGCGGCGAACCGAAGAGGGTTTCGTCGAACTTGAAGCCGAACTCGAGGTACGGTCCGCGCTGCGTGTAGCCCAGCGACTGGAAGTCCCGGTCGCTGAAGCCGAAGAGGTTGTAGCCACCGGCGAGGCGCAGGTTGCGCATCACCACCAGGCCGAGCTCACCGCCCAGTCCGTAGCGGCGCTCCGAGAACGATCCGTTGCCCAGCACGCTGCCGATCACCCCGACGTCCACCCGGCGCGACAGGTCGTGCACGCTGCGCGCCATCATCAGGTGTGCGGTGTTCTGCACCGTCACGTCGTCCACCCGGTCACGCGCCACCTTCGCCGCGTAGCGGGTCGAGATGGTCCACCACGGGTTGGGCTGGATGTTCACCAGCGCCGCCAGCACGTCGGCCACGTTGCGTGTCTCCGGGCTGCCCGCGGTGGTGTTCTGGTCGAGGCGGTTCTCGTAGCGGAACAGGGCGTTGACCGTGTTGCGATCCGTCTGGCGCCACGCCATGCCCAGCTGCGACCGGCCACGCATCGTGCTGCCCTGCAAAGCGTCCCAGCCGGTGCGGGTCAGCAGCGTCCAGTCACGCGAGATCTTGCGTGCGTACCCGAGCGTGCCGAACACGTTGTCCCCCGTCGGGCTGTTGCGGTACTCCATCCGGGCGGTGCCCTTCCAGAGTTCCGAGGCCGTCCACTCCAGCCCACCGGTTGCGGCGTATGCCCCCGTGGTGTTGCCGGCCAGCGGCGTGACCCGCTCGAAGGAGCTGCTCAGCGCCACCCCGCGCTTCACCATCCAGCGGTTCCGCAAGCCGATCGAGGCCTCCGCATCACGACCGTTGAAGGCGTCGCGGGCACGGTACTCACTGAAGGTCTGGCTGTTGCGCAGCCAGTCGGCGTCGATGCCGAAGACGGTGTTCTGCTGCGAACGATCCTCCGCCAGCCCGTAGGCGCCCTGCTGCGAGCTGGTCCACTCGTGCTGCGCGTACATCCGCGTGCGGTTGGCCAGGAGGTACTCGCCACCCACCGCCCCGCGCGTTGCACTCGAGGCATCCAGGCCGTGCTCGTACTCACCGAAGACCGTCCCCTTCACGCTGTTCGGGATCCGCGCCGAGAGGCGCACGCGGGCCGCATTGAAATGTGCCGCCGTGGTGGCCGAGAGACCGCCACCGGCCAGGCCGGCATTCTGGCCCGTCACGAACTGGCCGATGATCGGGGTCACCGCGGCCCCGTTGGCATCCGCCCAGCGATAGCCGACCTCCGCCACCAGCGAGCTGTTGAGGCGGCGCTCGAGGCCCACCGATGCCCCGGTGCGGCGACCACCCGTGCGCTCGTCCTCCGTGATCAACCCGTCCAGCATCACCCGGGTGCGATCATTCACCGTCGCGCTCCACCGCGTGCCGAACTCCGTCCGGCCACCCGACATCGTCGAGGAACGGTTGGCGAACGCCGTGTCGGTGCGGAGGGCGAAGATCCGGCCCTCCATCCGCGACGAGCGGTGCCGCATCTCGACGCGCCAGGCGTAGGCGGGATCCACCCCCGCCACCGACTCGGTGCGCCCGACCTCACCCGTCATCGTGCTCGTCTTGCCCAGCGCCATGGTGGCATTCATGCCGAGCATCGTCTGGCGGTCCACCGGGTTCTCGTCGCGCACCGCGAAGGCAC
This portion of the Gemmatimonadaceae bacterium genome encodes:
- a CDS encoding OmpA family protein, whose translation is MSTTMKTFCAAVVALGLAAPVAAQVRTVPTVRQPVPAPASPAVAQARPDGPGRAAPAGFAARGDRTSDGVIARDLAWFDSLEAAARGRAASQRNAAMPQARLAAYVALAREAYLRNDDGRLTAELLARAGVLTGATPAVPERNRELWLVASDPQRAGARDTAVIGRAVALEMALLRAEHPLLGAPDCSAWQATAQRLATELRTLVPEAPAPMPVLAATPATPAPAAVMPAAAPVPEAAGPSVKVDAPRELRGVPSRVHFGLDRSDLSPASRRALDALVDSLRAFPEVRIVLYGHTDMRASAAYNAALSRRRAVSVQQYLIARGVAASRMEYVAKGKSQLEQGGTGVTEHARNRRVEMQFIAPDGTEIPSLQQLDDLQLESPRNARPARRARPRSR